The window CCGACGTAGTGAAGGTGCTCGACTTCGGCCTGGTGAAATCGCTCAACGAACGGTCGGATGCCAGTTCGCGCACGCTCAGCGGCACACCGCTCTACATGTCGCCCGAAGCTATTCAATCGCCCGACATGATCGATGCCCGCAGCGACATCTACGCCGTAGGCGCCGTGGGGTACTTTTTGCTGACCGGCTTTACGGTATTCAGTGCTCGCACGCTGAACGAATTGTGTCAGCAACATATCGATGCAGTTCCTGAGTTGCCGTCGCAGCGACTGGGAAAATCCGTGCCGCAGGAACTCGAGCACGCGCTGCTGGCGTGCCTGGAAAAGAATCGCGCCAAACGTCCGCAGACGGCGCGAGACCTCGCCAATCTGCTCGATCGAATCACGCCGCAACAACCTTGGACGCGAGAAGCAGCCGAAGGTTGGTGGAGCCGACACGAGCGAAAGCAAACGGCAGGCGCGGGCAATTCACCGCTGCCGCAGTCCGGCGGTACTGTGGCGAGCGGTCTTGACCGGACGATTGTCTACGATGGCGACAATCCGCCGCCCTCGTAATCGTTATAACCCTGCCAGCCGCGCCGCATTGGCTGCCGTGCGACCTAGAGTTGAGTGCGATTTTCGCGCTCATTTCGAGGGGCAGACATGACCACTACACTTCAGCAACCAGTTCAGCATCGCTGCACGCGCTGCTACCGCACGCTCACCTCCGACGCTTCCGAAGCCGGCACCGAACAAGCATGCGAGTTCTGCGGTCAGGCGCTGATCGTTCCCGATCTGGAATCGCAAGCCAGCGAGTACGGCGGTTACAAACCGCGTGGCCGCGAACGCTCGTTCGGCAGCGAGCCGAGCGCGGCGGCTCTTGCGGGATTCATGGTCGGTCAAAACGCCCCACTCGCGCCGCATTGGAAACGCTTCGTCGGCGCACTGGTCGATGGCCTGCTGATGGGCCTCGCCGTGGCTGCGGGCGTCTTGCTCGTCAGCCTGCTGATATCGCAAGGGCTGTTCAGTCAGCACGCGCTGCGCATCAAGGAATTCAACTGGGACAAACTCAACGCGCAAGCGGTGATCTACTTCCCATTGCTCATGCTCCTGCTGATTCAATGGAACATGATCGCCAGCCGCGGTCAGTCGATCGGCAAGTATTTGCTCGGCATGAAGATCGTCGATCCGCACGGCGGCAACCCGGGCTTCATCTGCGGCGTGATCCTGCGCAACTGGGTTCGCTTCGCCTTGTCGTTCATTCCGTTCTTCAGCTTGATCGACGTGCTGTTCATCTTTGGCGATTCGCGCCGCTGCCTGCACGACTATCTCGCCGGTACCACAGTGGTGGAAGCCGACTAGTTAGTCATCACTTCGCCACGTGACTCACACCGTTCGTCGAATTGCCGTCGAGCAATCGCCAGTGGGTCACATCAGTGGTGCCAACGCGCTGGACGATGGGCTCGATGTAGATCGTGCATTCTTCCGCTGGCGGGCCGGGATCGGCCTTGATGCCAGGGCCGATACGATTGGCCGTGAAGACATCCTGGGCCGGACCGAATTTCTGTCGCACGGTGTTCTTCAGCGTTTCGATCACTTTCATCTGATACCAATGCACGCCCGTCTCGCCGCCGAGTGGGCGGATGAGCTTGGCCCGCAGTACGACGGGCGCTCGCGCGAGTCGATCGGGATCGGTGTTCTCGATCTTCTCAACTGTTTTCTCGGCAGGCTTATCCGCCGATTCGGACTTGGGTGCCTTTTCGGCCTGGCCCCAGGCAACAGCAGGCGTAGCAACGATCAGAGCGAGCAAAAAATGGCGGCGAAGCATCGGCACATCTCTCAGTGAGGGAGAAATCTCATTCCCAGGCTGAGACGATCCGCAGGCTCGTTTGGTTTTGTCCTTTACCAAATCCGAGGCGATTTCACCTGCTGGGTCTTCGCTGGCGTCATGTCTTTGGCCGCCGAAACGGGCGTGATCGGGCCCGGCCGAAAGATTTCGATCGCCAGTTCAGCCCGGGCGTTGATCGCCGCCGCTTGCACCACTGGCAGATGATTTACCTGAGCCTGACTCACTTTGCCAGGCCCGGCCGGCGCCTGATAAAGACCGGCTACGACCGTTGGTTGCGGCCGCAGTCCGAATTTGGTCATCAGGTGTGTGATGACGCGGCTCTCATCGCCCGTCAGGCCGGTGAACGTTATCCGCTGCAATTGGTGGCGTTGATCGAAATAATAGGTCAACGAGCCGGCGATGTCGGTCGGCTGTGTGCCGGAAACGAGCGCCACGCGCAGGCCCATCTCATCCCCTTCGCCGGCAACGGTGTTCACGCGCGACCAATGCGAAGTGACCCACACCGAGCTGATGTCGAGCCGCAGCGCTTCTTCGAGACTGATCGGCGGCAACTGCGGACCGGCATCGAATTGCGGGATCCCTTGCGGAGCGGCTTGGAACCAGCTGGCCATGCTCGCGTTGTTGGCAGCTGGCGCCGAACTGCCGCCGAAGAAACGTTGCCACTCCGTGCGCGCGGTCTTCGATAGACCTTCGTCGAACATGACGTAAGGAACCACGATCGCGGCTCCCAGCACGAGCAAGAACAACGTTCCCCGATTGAACATCGCGATGGCCCCGAGCCCCGGCAAGAGATACTGTTCGCAGCGACAATTCGCCACTTCTCTCATCGTCATCGCTGATCGATTTCTCGCCACGAGCGCCGGCCGCCGCTAGATGCCCTGCGATCCGTACTGCCGCACCAGGTCATCGACGGTCAAGCCAAGCAGCGCCGCCGCGTATTCTTCGTCGCTGTAATAAGCGGCCCGTTCGTTCCGCCACTCGATTCGCAGCGACTGCAGCAGTTCCTCGGCGCGCTCGGGAGGATACTTTCTCAGCAATTGTTGCCGCAGCGCGGCAAAGTCATCGCCATCGGCTCCTTCGGCAACGGTGTCCCAGCGATGGAGCAAGTGGCCGGCGTTGTGTTCCAGCACTCGCGCCCGGCAACAAGCGGCCACGGCAGGCAATTGCAGATCATGAGCCAAGGCAGCCGCGAGAAACAAGAGTCGATCGCGAACGAGCAAACGCTGCCGCCGAGCCGCAGCGCGGGCCAGATGCAAATACATGCCGAGTAGATCGACGGGCGAAGCCATGCTGCGTATGATCCCTGGAAGAACGTTTCAAAGCAATCAGGCTCAGCACCATCCGCATGGAAGATCATCACTGGCTCACCTCTGCCGCCGCCCAACCGTTGCTCGAGGAATTGCAGCAAAAACTCCGCGCCGCTGGGCAAGTCGACGTGCGATTGGCGGCCAGCTTGCGAAAATCGCATTCGGCCACGCGCACGCATCTGCTGCTGGAACAAGTCGAGCTCCGCAATCGTGCCCGCGATAAATTTGCCGATCCGAGCGCGATGTTTTTCACCCGCAAAGGACTGGAGCAATGCACCGACGAAGCGCTGGCCGGCTACAAAGCAGCCCGTTTTCCGCAGGGATCGATTGCCGATCTCTGCTGCGGCATCGGTGGCGATGCGCTCGCGCTGGCCAGGCGCGGCCCGGTTTCGGCCTGGGATGCAGACGCCACAACGGCTCACTACGCAGAATGCAATTTGAAGTTGCGTTTGCCGGAGAACGCGCAAGTTCACGCGCAGATTGCCGCTGCAGAGGCTGTTGCGGAAGTCGCGGCCTGGCACATGGATCCCGATCGTCGAGCGACCGGCGAGCGCACGATTGAGCTCAGCGATTATGAGCCTGGGCCGGAACTGCTGCGTGAAATGTTGCAAAAAAATCCGCACGCTGCCGTAAAAATCGCGCCGGCAGCGGAAGTAAATCCGAGCGAATGGCCGCCGCATGAGCGCCAATGGCTCGGCAGCCGCGGCGAATGTCGGCAGCAAGTGCTCTGGTTCGGCGAACTCGCACAGCATGCGCATCAGCATGTCGCCACGGTTGTGGCCAGCGGCGGCGAAGTCACTTCGTTCGTCGGCGACGCGAACCTGCCGTTCCAGCCAGCAGATGCAGTTCTGCAATACATTTACGAACCCGATGCTGCGGTCCTTGCTGCACAACTAGCGGGCGCAATGGCAGCAGAACATGACCTCGCTGCCATCACAGCCGGCGGCGGTTATTTGACTGCTGATCATCAAGTTAATCAGAAGCTGCTCACCGCATTTCGCGTTCGTGATGTTCTTCCTTACGACCTGCGCAAACTGAAAGCGTATTGTCGCGAGCATCAGCTGGGCCAACTCGAAATCAAGAAGCGGGGCGTGGAACTTCAGCCGCATTATGTTCGCCGGCAGATTCTCGCCGCTGGTGAGAATGCGGCCGTGATTTTTGTGACGCCGGTGGGCGATCAGGTGAAAGCGATTGTGGCGGAACGTGTCCTTGATCCCCTCTCTTCGGTACTCCGCGGAGAGTCGTGACGATTCTGCCGTCGAATCAGCTCCTGCCGATTCTCCGCCAAACAGCCTACTGTGTGCTATGGTTGAGCATTCGCAACTCTCGCAGGCGCCAACTATGCGTTCTCTCTGGCTGATCGCTTTGATTCTGACAACCGCCGACATTTGTTCGGCGGCAAACATCTACGTCGATAACCTCGCCGGCGATGATCGGCGGAACGGCCTTGAGGCGAAGTCGCTCGGCGTCGGCAATGGCCCGGTGCGCACGATTGCGAAAGCGCTGCGACTGGCCCAGAAGGGCGATCGGATTATTCTCGCGAACAATCCCGGCAGCCCCTATCGCGAGAGCATTGCGATTAGCGGCGGTTTTCACTCCGGCATTGCGACGTACCCCTTCGAACTGATCGGCAATGGCGCTACGCTCGACGGCTCGCTGTCGCTGGCGAACGGCGAATGGGAGTTTGTCAGCGGCCAAACGTTTCGCGTCAGGCCGCCGCGCGGTGCATATCAGCGGCTGTTCCTCAACGATCAACCTGCCGAGTTCATCGCCTCGCAAGGCGATGCCCGGGCAATGCTCAAGCCGTTGCAATGGACGCTCATTCAAGGCCAGATCTATTTTTGTTGTGAGAAGGATAAGATTCCTGCGAGCTACAACCTGTCGTGCTGCGGCCTGCGAACAGGTATCACCATCTATCAGGTCGAAGACGTACAGATCAGCGATCTGACGGTGCGCGGCTTTGAACTCGACGGCGTGAATGCCGCTGATACGGCTTACAAAACGAAGCTGTTGGGCGTGGTCAGCCAAGACAACGGCCGGAGCGGCTTTACCGTTGGCGGCGCGTCGCGCGTGACGCTCGATCAATGTACCGGCACCGGAAACGGCAACTCGCAGCTGCGGGCTGAAGGGTATTCGCAAACGACCATTCGCGATTGCGAACTCGATTCCAAGTCGGCCCCTGCGCTGGTTCGCGACGGCGGCCGCGTGTTTCAAATCAAGCCGTAACGGCGATCGAACTCACTCGACCGGCAAGCCGGCTGCCTTCCAAGCTTTGTAACCACCGGCCAGCGATTGCACGTTGGTGTATCCCATCTTCTGCAGGTTATCGACCACCAGCGCCGAGCGATAACCGCCGCCGCAATAGCAAATGACTGGCGTCGCGGTATCTGGCACCGTCGGCTCGATCTTTAGCTCGACCACACCTTTGCTCAGATGGATCGCGCCGACCGCATGCCCGGCCGCGAACTCATCGGCTTCGCGCGTGTCGATGATCAGCACGCCCTGCTTCTGCTGCTCGTACGCATCGGTGGCGGAAATTTCTTTGATGCGCGTCTTGGCATCGGCGGTCAGTTGTTCGAAGCGCGGCGGATGGGGCATGTCAGATCCTTTCTGAGAATGGCAAAGCTTTATTGTACCGGACTCGGGAGGGCGAGGCTCCCGCCGAGCCGTTGAGGTTGAACGCAACGGCTGTGGGCGATCGTATTCGACCTACGCGGCTCGGCAGGAGCCTCGCCCTCCCGATGGCTAAACTTGCTCCTGCGATTGCCAGGCGACTACACTAGGGCTCTCCCTCCTGATTGTTCCTGCCTGGAGCATCGTGTCATGCGATTCCTCACCGCAGCCGTGCTGCTTGCTTGTCTGGTCGTTTCTCCCCAAGCGACGAACGCGCAAACGGCCTTCCCGATGCTGATGAGCATCAAGCCAGTCGCGGCGACTGTCGGGCAATCGTCGGAACACGTGATCGTTTCACGCTACACGATGTACGGCGCTTATCAGATTCTTGTTAGCGGCAATGGCGTAACGGGCGAAGTGTTGCCCAGCGAGATCAAGGCCGAAGACGCCGCCAAGAAGCCCGTCGAGCAACTCAAAGTCAGATTCCAAGTCGCCGCCGATGCACTCCCTGGCGTGCGTGACGTGCGCGTGGTGATGCCGACCGGCGTGAGCACCGTCGGACAACTCGTGATCGGTACCGGGCCGGTGGCGATCGAGAACGCCGCAAACGACAGCCTCGATAAAGCGACCGCCGTGCAAGTGCCAGCAACAATCTGCGGCTGCGTCGAAAAAGCCGAGGACGTCGACTTTTATAAGTTTCACGCCACGGCCGGGCAGGCGTTTAACTTTCATGTTCGCTGCGGTCGGCTGCAAGACAAAATTCACGATCTGCAGCTGCACTGCGATCCGATCCTCATGCTCCGCAATTCCGCCGGCGTGACGATCGCAGCAAGCGATAACTATTTCCGCGCCGATCCATTTCTGAGTCAGCGTTTTGAACAGGAGGGTGACTACATCCTCGAAATTCGCGACGTGCGTTATCAGGGAAACCAGTACTGGGAATATGCAATCGAAATCAGTTCGCAACCGTTTATCGAATGCACTTTCCCACTCGGCATTTCGCGCGGAACCACCGACATCAGCGCCGCTGGTTTTCTGCTCGGAGACAAACCGCTGAGTGTGAACGTCGATGCAAACATTCCCGCCGGCGAGTTCTGGACGACCGCGAAGAAGGGGGACCAGCAAACACTGCCGTTCGCCGTCGAAGTGACCGATTTGCCGCTCGTCACTGAGATCTCATCCGACAACAACAAGCCGGAGCAAGGACAGTTGCTAACCGCTCCCTGCGGCTTGAATGGCCGACTCGAAACCGAAGCCGACGTCGACTATTACACGTTGGAAGCGAAAAAGGGAGAAGCGCTGTCGCTGGAGATCGTCGCCCGTCGGCGAAACTCGGCCATCGATTCGCACCTGCGAATCCTGAACGAGAAGGGAGTTCAATTGCAGCTGAGCGACGATCTGAAAGTCGGCAAGCGCAACTATTCCGATTCGTGGATCGAAAACTGGACTGTCCCTGCCGATGGCAAATACACGATTGAGATTCGCGACGTGCATTTGCGCGGTGGTCCTCGCTTTCCGTACTTCTTGCAGATCACACGCAGCAAGGCCTACTTCGAACTCTATCTCGATACCGACAAGACACAAATCCCGCTCGGTTCGCAGGGAGTGATTTACTGCCGTGTCGAAAGGAAGAACGGTTTCACCGGCCCGGTCGATCTCGCCATCGATGGCCTGCCGCCAAGCATCACGGCGACCTGCGGCCGGATCCAAGCAGGCAAAGCAGTCGATGGCGTAAGTGTGCTCGCTGCCGAGCCCGACGCTCAACTCACGGTCGGCAGCGTTCGAGTCACCGGCACTGCAGTTCATGAGAAGGACGGCGAGAAGCTGGAACTCAGCGCGGTTGCTCGTCCTTATCAAGAGACCTATCAACCAGGCGGCGGGCGTGGTCATTGGCCTGTCGATGCGCACATCGTCGCGGTTACCGACTACGGCGATATCCGCCGCGTGAATGTCAGCACGCAGGAGATCCGCCTGCAGCCCGGCGGCTCGCAGAAGATCGAAGTCACAATCGACCGCAGCCCCGAGTTCACGACCAATGTGACGCTCGACATGCTCTATCGCCACCTAGCCAGCAGCTTCGGCGATTCGCTGCCACCGGGCGTGTCGCTCGACGACAAACAAGCCAAGACGCTACTCGCCGGTAGCGATACAAAGGGCTTCGTCACGGTAAAAGCCGCCGCCGATGCACCGCCGGTCGAAAACCACGTCAGCGTGGTGATGGCTCACGTGTCACTGAATTTTGTCATGAAGACGACTTACTGCAGTCCGGCGATTCGGATTAGCGTCGAGCCGAAGAGCGACATCAAAAAGTAAAAGGAAGAAACGAACCAGGGAGTGCGTCGTCTTATTCATGACGGAAGCCGGGTCGGATTGCGCAGCGGCTGATCTCATTCGTAGAAAGGAGTGTGTATGAAACTGCCGTTCCTGATGATTGGCTTGTGTTGCTGCCTCTTTACATCTCAGGCCTGGGGCGATGCTTTACCGGGGCCGGGACCAGCGCCCAATGCCGCGCCGCCTGCGCAGCGAGTCCCCAATTTCGCGGGCGAAGCGAAGACAGAAAAGGTCACGCTCAACCTGACCGTGAAACATGCGGATCTAAAGGGAGAAGGTGACGGGGTACAAGCCAAGCTCATCCTCCCCGCGAAGCTGCGCGACCTGCCGCCGCCAGCAGCAGCGCCGGGAAAGGTCGGCCAGCAGGAGAGTTCGCCTCGCTCACTCATTGCCGCCATCGCCCTGTCGCTGGCTGCGGTCAGCGTGGTCTTCGTCATTCGCGGCAAACGTTGGAGCGCGGCCAATAAAGCAGCATTGCTCGCCATCACCGTCGCTGCGGCCGGTTGCACTCTGGTCTATGCGAACGCTGGTCCGCCGCGCAATCGGGCCCCCAAGTCGCAGATTGTGATTGAGTTTTCAGCCGACGCGACTGAAGTTATGCTCACGCTGCCTGAGAAATAAATTACGGACAAATATCAAACTCCCTTATCGAAGGAACTTCCTGATGATGGTGCCAAGATTGTTTGCCGGTTGCCTCGTGTTCGGCCTGTTCTTGTGTGTTCGAAACGCCTCAGCCGATATCAAGGTTCCGCCGCGTCCTGCCCCAGCCCCAGCGACGAAGACGACGACCATTCCGGTGCAAATAAAGCACGCCGATCTGAAGGGGGAAGGCGATGGAGTGCAGGCTAAGATCGTCTTGCCCGCGAGCTTGCGAGATGCGGCGGCGGGCAAGGTTGGTTTGAAAGAAGATGCAGCGCCGACGCAGCGTTCGATTGTGGCCGCGATCGCGTTGTCGCTGGCCGCGGTCAGCATGGTGTTTGTGTTGCGTGGGAAGAAGTTGAACACTACCAGTAAAGCGGCCATCCTAGCCGTCGGTGGCATCCTGGCAATCTTCGGCGCCGCTCAAGCCGATATTGCGATCCCCGGCCAGAAGCGTGGGCCGCGGCCGATCCCGCCGCGCGAACCACTGGCCAAGTCCATGATCATCGTCGAATTTTCGAGCGACGTTGAAGAAGCGATCCTCACGCTGCAAAAGTAACTTCACGACCCCGACGCTACTCCATCGCAAGTTGAGCTTTAAGTTTGTCCACTGCGCTGCCCACGAAATCCGATTACGCCGAACCGTCGGCCACGACAGTTGTTGTCTGGTGGCCGGCTACGGTCGTCGTCGCGTTTGTCGCCGGGGCGTGGCTATTGGCAGTGAACGCACCGCTCGGTTTTTCGATCGCGGCGGTGTTTCTATTTGCGGGCCCGCACAACTGGATGGAAGCCCGCTACATGCTGCGGCGGATGCCGGCCCGCTGGGGGCCGCTCACGCCGTACTTTTGTCTGGGAATCGGCGGCACGCTCGTGCTGTCGGCATGGCAGGGAATGTTTCCTTGGCTGGGTCGTTCGCGCGATTGGACGCAAGACGATTGGGGCACTTCCATCGCGCTGTGGAACACGACGCTCGTTGTTTGGATCGTTACGCTCGCGCTGCTCCGCGGCACGCAAAATCCTCGCCGCGATTGGCGGTGGCTCATTCCTGTGGGCTTTGCGCTAATCGGTGTCAATTGGCTGTGGCCGCTTGGCTGGAGCATGGCGCTCGTCTATTTGCATCCGCTGGTCGCGC is drawn from Anatilimnocola floriformis and contains these coding sequences:
- a CDS encoding RDD family protein, with amino-acid sequence MTTTLQQPVQHRCTRCYRTLTSDASEAGTEQACEFCGQALIVPDLESQASEYGGYKPRGRERSFGSEPSAAALAGFMVGQNAPLAPHWKRFVGALVDGLLMGLAVAAGVLLVSLLISQGLFSQHALRIKEFNWDKLNAQAVIYFPLLMLLLIQWNMIASRGQSIGKYLLGMKIVDPHGGNPGFICGVILRNWVRFALSFIPFFSLIDVLFIFGDSRRCLHDYLAGTTVVEAD
- a CDS encoding DUF6690 family protein, producing the protein MTMREVANCRCEQYLLPGLGAIAMFNRGTLFLLVLGAAIVVPYVMFDEGLSKTARTEWQRFFGGSSAPAANNASMASWFQAAPQGIPQFDAGPQLPPISLEEALRLDISSVWVTSHWSRVNTVAGEGDEMGLRVALVSGTQPTDIAGSLTYYFDQRHQLQRITFTGLTGDESRVITHLMTKFGLRPQPTVVAGLYQAPAGPGKVSQAQVNHLPVVQAAAINARAELAIEIFRPGPITPVSAAKDMTPAKTQQVKSPRIW
- a CDS encoding class I SAM-dependent methyltransferase, with amino-acid sequence MEDHHWLTSAAAQPLLEELQQKLRAAGQVDVRLAASLRKSHSATRTHLLLEQVELRNRARDKFADPSAMFFTRKGLEQCTDEALAGYKAARFPQGSIADLCCGIGGDALALARRGPVSAWDADATTAHYAECNLKLRLPENAQVHAQIAAAEAVAEVAAWHMDPDRRATGERTIELSDYEPGPELLREMLQKNPHAAVKIAPAAEVNPSEWPPHERQWLGSRGECRQQVLWFGELAQHAHQHVATVVASGGEVTSFVGDANLPFQPADAVLQYIYEPDAAVLAAQLAGAMAAEHDLAAITAGGGYLTADHQVNQKLLTAFRVRDVLPYDLRKLKAYCREHQLGQLEIKKRGVELQPHYVRRQILAAGENAAVIFVTPVGDQVKAIVAERVLDPLSSVLRGES
- a CDS encoding right-handed parallel beta-helix repeat-containing protein gives rise to the protein MRSLWLIALILTTADICSAANIYVDNLAGDDRRNGLEAKSLGVGNGPVRTIAKALRLAQKGDRIILANNPGSPYRESIAISGGFHSGIATYPFELIGNGATLDGSLSLANGEWEFVSGQTFRVRPPRGAYQRLFLNDQPAEFIASQGDARAMLKPLQWTLIQGQIYFCCEKDKIPASYNLSCCGLRTGITIYQVEDVQISDLTVRGFELDGVNAADTAYKTKLLGVVSQDNGRSGFTVGGASRVTLDQCTGTGNGNSQLRAEGYSQTTIRDCELDSKSAPALVRDGGRVFQIKP
- a CDS encoding rhodanese-like domain-containing protein, translated to MPHPPRFEQLTADAKTRIKEISATDAYEQQKQGVLIIDTREADEFAAGHAVGAIHLSKGVVELKIEPTVPDTATPVICYCGGGYRSALVVDNLQKMGYTNVQSLAGGYKAWKAAGLPVE
- a CDS encoding PPC domain-containing protein, translated to MRFLTAAVLLACLVVSPQATNAQTAFPMLMSIKPVAATVGQSSEHVIVSRYTMYGAYQILVSGNGVTGEVLPSEIKAEDAAKKPVEQLKVRFQVAADALPGVRDVRVVMPTGVSTVGQLVIGTGPVAIENAANDSLDKATAVQVPATICGCVEKAEDVDFYKFHATAGQAFNFHVRCGRLQDKIHDLQLHCDPILMLRNSAGVTIAASDNYFRADPFLSQRFEQEGDYILEIRDVRYQGNQYWEYAIEISSQPFIECTFPLGISRGTTDISAAGFLLGDKPLSVNVDANIPAGEFWTTAKKGDQQTLPFAVEVTDLPLVTEISSDNNKPEQGQLLTAPCGLNGRLETEADVDYYTLEAKKGEALSLEIVARRRNSAIDSHLRILNEKGVQLQLSDDLKVGKRNYSDSWIENWTVPADGKYTIEIRDVHLRGGPRFPYFLQITRSKAYFELYLDTDKTQIPLGSQGVIYCRVERKNGFTGPVDLAIDGLPPSITATCGRIQAGKAVDGVSVLAAEPDAQLTVGSVRVTGTAVHEKDGEKLELSAVARPYQETYQPGGGRGHWPVDAHIVAVTDYGDIRRVNVSTQEIRLQPGGSQKIEVTIDRSPEFTTNVTLDMLYRHLASSFGDSLPPGVSLDDKQAKTLLAGSDTKGFVTVKAAADAPPVENHVSVVMAHVSLNFVMKTTYCSPAIRISVEPKSDIKK